Below is a window of Apodemus sylvaticus chromosome 5, mApoSyl1.1, whole genome shotgun sequence DNA.
TTGGCACCTCATGGGTCATCCTTGGGTCCAAAGTCCCTTTCTCTAAGGACACAGCCATGTTGGCTTATATTCTAGCCTGCTCTAGTATGACTTCTAATCTTGAACCTTACTAATCATGCTGGCAGCCAGTGTCTTTTTAAATAAGGTCATGGTCTGCAGTACTAGGGGCCAGGACTTCACCCTGAACTTGGATGCAGGAACACAGTGCAACCCATGAAAATCTGGCCACACCTGTCCTGACCTCCCACAGGACAAATGTTAGTGTCAGGTCTACAGTCCCTTAGCTGATGCCCAGATGCCCCACCTTGCTGTCTGCTCAGCCTTGAAGGCCCTGAGTTGAAGCCTCCTAGTAGAGCAAGAAGCTACCTAGATGAACAGTACTGATTTTGGTTGGAGGCAGGTTTCCCTCAAGGTGACCTGCACAGCCCCAGACTCAGCTGTGAATGCACAAGTCCCTCCCCAACATGAGCAAGGAAAGACCCATAGCCTAAGACTCCAGGCTCCAAAATGGATTTTCTAGTGGAAGTAAAATGGAGAGGTCAGGGAACTATATAGTGTGGGGACACTGCCCAGGGAGGCTTGGGACGCAGCAAATGCCATCCCAGCTATGCCAAGCGTTGGTACTGTCAACAATTCCCCTACTCGACCTGGGTAATTATGCCACGGCTAGAAGCCTATCCCAGGACATGACTTGGGAGGAACAAAGGAAAACACCACATGGACTGATCCTAAAAATATCCTCCAGGCTAGCAAGAGGATCAGCAATCCagtcctcagctacataggaagTTTAAGACTAGCCCAGACATACAAGACCCTGTTttgaaacaaacaggaaaagaagCCCCCTCCAGAAGGCTCCATGCTGGCAGCCAGGTTCCTCCCTGTGACAGAACATGTTGCTGCCAGCCTTGGTGGCTCCAGGGGAATCAGTAGCTGGCACTGGTGTACACAGTGTAGACTTGACCCCActaagcagagggaggagaggccctaggGCCTTAGAAGGGCCGGGGTGGGGGGTATATCCTTAAGGATGCTTAGCTGAGCCTATGAGTCCTTCCTGGAAGCTAGAGGGGCTGgctcttgcttctttgtgttcttgCCTGCtggcttttattttgaaaagctCAGACTCTTATCCATGAGACCTGGGAGTCAACCCCAGGTCCCATGTACATCACCAAAACTtctcccactgagctacagccttgGCCCAGGGGCAGGTACTTAGATTCAGCAGGTTTCATGTGTACAAATTTAAGCTACAGTCCCTGGCTTTTTAGAGGCTGACCCAGAGAAGGGTAAGGACTTCCCAAATCCTCAAGTCTTAGAGACTAGAAGCAGAGTCCTGTGGTCTCTGGAAGGCCATTGTGTAAGGACACGCTGCCCAAAAGCTCTCTCTACTCCTCCTGGCATCAACTCCCATTCTAAGTACTCCAGATATACACAGAGCCAGACACATCACCCCCATGCCTCCCATAGGTTGGTCATAGAAGATGCCAAGGGACCAGAAGTCACCCTGCAAATTTTAAGTGACAGCCTGCTGCAGATCACACTGCGCTGCAAACTGTACCTCTCATTCCTGGAGTAAGTACCCATGGCACTTCCTCCCCACACGCGGCCAGGAGGCAAGACTAACAAATGCCATGTGTCACCACAAGGGTCACAAGGACCTTCTACTTGGGCATGTTTCAAGTACTGACTTACAGGAAAACTGAGGCATGGAATGGGGACGAGGCCTGCCCTGGGTCATTCAGTGAGCCTGCAACGAGGACTCTCTCCCATATTACTTGTGCACATGGGCACACTGGCACTGATGGGACAGTCTAGGAAGGGTCTGAGACTCCTGGACTGGGCAGCTAAAGCAAGAGTGTCCATTCCCTGGGCATGAATCTAAAACCAGGTACTAGTCTAGAACAAGGTACTAGTGTAGAACCAGGTTCTAGTTCCCACTGCAGTAGGTCAGAAGTGTATCTTCACAGCTGCAAACTGAGTGGTTGTACATGTGGCCACCTGCAGAGGCAGCGATACAGACACATGCTGGCTAGTGAAGTAAGGAGGGTCACAGCGCCCTTTGGGAATATACCAGTCCCTGCCTTTCTTAGGAGTATGGTTTTTGGTGTAACTTTACCACTTAATGGAGGAGACTATGACTACTCCATCTGGAATGCATTTGATCTCATCTGGTGTCAGAAGCTAAGCTGACCCTTGTCGGTGCTTGGATGAGGTGTTACGCCTAAGGAAGTGCTGTGACAGAGTCAAGGGCCCTGAGAAATGTGTCTTTCAGCCTTGGTTGGGATAGTGTGGCAACAATAAAACTCATGACCCAGTTGGGAGAGCATGTGTTCTGTCTCAAGGTCACACTCAGTGCAGGTGCCTGCTGCCCTTGTGAGAATCGTGGCTTAGTACCGCCCAGACTGCCAGCAGATTCTGTGTTTTAAAGAGCTCTCCTAGTTTCTAATGCAAGCTGTAGCCAGCTCGTGACTTCTGGTCTCAGCCTTAGACTGGCTAGAAGCCTGCCCAGATGTACTGTCCCTACAGGATCCTGTGGCTAGAAGCCATCAAGAACATCCGCATTGGAGTACGGCTAGAACAGATAGGCAACAAGACCCAGGTGGCCTTCGAGGAGTGCCACGCGCCACCTGGAAGCCTGAACATTGAGATCCTGAAGCGGTGAGCATCTCTGAGTTCTTTCTGAGCCTGCCCTGAGCACAGCAGCTGctggctcctcctgcaccagggcAGCCCTTTCTGCAGTGGTCCTGGCCACTTCTGGGACTTCTCGGAGCCTCGGTTTTAGGGCTTACAGTACTCCTCAGCCCACATGGAACAGTCTGGGGAGGAGAGGTTCTAACCGACTTATGTAGCACAGAGCCTGACACCCAAGGGGATCAATTATTCCATTGCCAGTGGGAGCCACTGCCTGCTTGAAAATCCCAAAGGTTTTTATAAAAGATCAAATGCAAATCAGGACATAATGCAGAAAATCATGGAAAAAAACATATAGAtgtggggggggaggaagaaggaggaagaggaggagaggatgtggggatgctgggaaaggAAAAGGTAGCTACTGCAGCCGTCCTGCTGTCCTACCTAGAGCGGTTTTCCCCAGCTGTGCTTGCCCCCACCCTGCCCATGCCTTCAGCATACCCCGTGTACACCTACCTGTCACCCCTACCCTAGATCAGACACCCTGTTGACAAACCAACTGCTGAAACTGGTGACCAACATCCTGGAGGAATCCCTGCCTTTCCTCCTCCAGAAGATAGTGAGTCACCAGAGGAGAGGGGTGTGGCCTCCACCTAGGACCCTCTACCATGGCTCTATTCCAGCGGGaaccccctcttctctccctctagGTGTGCCCTGTGGCCACAAACCTGATCAACTTCCTGCTAGAAGAAATGCTACACATCATCCTTCGTATGTTGCTGCTGGTCAGATGTCCCTTgccatgtgccaggcactgtcTATAGGAATATGCCCAGAGACAGGATAGCCCTGCTACAGGATACTTTCTAGTGGGGAAAAAGATGGGACAATATAGTCTGTAACTGTCATATGTCACTCCCCCTATCTGATAAGCAGGATCAAGGGAAGGCTTGTAGGCAAGGCCTGTTAGAACAATCCCAACAACCAGCACAAAGCCATCATTCAATAAGTGTTCCTTATTCCAGGAGGCTCGTGCTCAGCCATCAAAACCCCTAAGGCTGAGCAGGGGAGAAGGGAtttctccctgcctcccacaGCATCCTTCCCACCTCTACCTCTGCCTGAGCTGGGTTTTATTTCTGTAACACAGCTCCGGTCATCTCCGGTCCCAATGATTTCCAGTACTATCTGACCACCACGGAGTTCGCAGAGGGAGCCATCCTGATGAGAATGGAGGTGAGTGACCCTAGGCTGCCCTGGGCCCCTGGGAACCTGCTGGGTGAGGAGGGgcaaagagaaagggagacagggcTTCCCAGAATGAAGGGGCGAAGCGGGAAGAGGAAGACAGGCAAGAGAGGATGGAGAAAAGGGAGCCGTCAGTGAATGAGGACAGAGAACGTGGAGCCCAGGGAACGAGCAGGAGAACAGCTGAGTCTGCTcccagatggagaaactgaggacaGAGAATGGCTGAGGACTGCCCAGCTCCTGTCCACTGCTCCTTCGTGTCTCTGTAATGGAAGGCAGGAAGGACGAGAAGGTCCAGGAGGGACAGGGTTCAGAGACCAGAGTGGAGCTCCGTGGAGGCAAGGGAGCCTCGTGTGCTCAGGAACTCAGCTCTAGCCCTTCTCCCGTGGAGGATTTGAATGAATGGCATCACCTCTCggggcctcagtttctttatggTCAGAGCATAATGGCTCCCATCTGATGATAAGACTCTGCTGGTTAGGTTCACCACCAGGGGAGCTGTCCCCACTCAAAGTCTTCTCTCATTTCTTTGAAGCTTGTGACTCCCTGTGGCCCACACCAGCGGGCACCAAGGTCAGAGCACATGGCTCCCCCACCTCTCCCAGGATTATCCCAAAACAGCATGGCAGATCTTGCCTTTTGGCTAGAAATCTACAATGACATCTTGGCCTGTCTCTACACCAGCCAGGAGATCTTCGTGAAGCCCTGGGACTCCTCGGTGAGCAGAGGGAGATGGGCACTAGAGAGGAACAAAATGCCCCTGCCCTGTTTCTTACATGGTAAAGGCAAGGCCCCAGTCACAAAAGTCACTTCCCCACTGCAGACTTGAGCAGTCTAACCTTACTAGCTTTTTTTGATCTTTCAGAACCCAGAACAGAAGTCCCTttatctgagaaaaggaacaccCACACCCTTCTCTCTTTGTAACACGTGCTCATTCTTACACAGCAGATATTTAGAAAAGCCTACAGTGTGCTGGCCCTGTGCACACAGGTCCCTACCATAAGAGATCAAAGTCCCATAGGGGAAAGGAAAATTGAACAAGAAATGTTCTGGTAAATaaaagggttggggggggggaagtttaCAAGAGAGACTGAGATTTCTATTGAGTATAGAGTTTATTAGAATAGTTATTAATACTAAGACAAACAGTGGGCACAAgcgggcacacacatacacacagacatacaacccacacacatacacacacatatgtacacacacagcacatacacacatgcacacacagcacacacatatactgcacacacacacaactcacaccCAGTGCAcacacccagcacacacatatgcacacacccacaactcacacacatagtacacacagcacacacatgcacacacacacatacacacacacacacacacacacacacacacgtctcagAGAATAAGCGCCTCCGAAGGAGGATGGGAACAATAAGCAAGGCCACTGTATATACAGCACTGCTCAAAGCCCGCAGCGTCTCCCCACTCCCAGAGTAAAAGCAAGGCTCCTGGACAGTCTGATCCCTGGTCcctcccagctctgcctcctgcctccctgagGTCTAAGCATACAGGCTGCACTGATTCCTGGCTCGTGCTTTGCACACACCTCTCCTTCTTCCCAGAACCTTCTCCTCTTCACTGGTAGTCTCAGTATGAATGCCATCTCCTCACACGGCCCCTTCAAGACTGCTGTATCTAGAGATCTAAGAAAATgtgttctctctgtccctctccctctccctctccctctccctctccctctccctctccctctccctctccctctccctctccctccctctctctccctccctttctctctctcttcctctctctctctctcttcccctctttctctctcccctcctaaACACTGACCTCACTCTAACatcatatataattacataggtatatatagttatatatgtgcatatatgtataattatatataaaattgcaTGTGTAAATTATATGTGCAaagtgcatatgcatatacatgctgAGCATCCAAAATTCAGATCTGACATCAGAAATGCTCCAAAATCTGAAAAACTTTAAGTATCCACAGGACACCACAAGAGGAACATGCTATACCAAGAAACTTTACATCACATAAAGAAAGTTGTTTAAAATAGTTACACCAATGAGTGCCCAGACTACAGAAGTGACCTGCTCAAGGTCATCCACAGGGGGGACTGACCACAGGCAAGGTCTCCTGTCTCCACTACtcttcatacacacatgtgtgtgacagCTCTGAGACGGTTAGAAATGAACCCTATATCTGAAGAAATTCTTATGCTGGTGGGCAGGAACACATCTGCAGGATGTCCTTTATAGCTTCACTTGcttcagagttaaaaaaaatcaaagttaatTCATGACGTATCACCAAGCAACTAGTAAACTTAATCAGACTCCATGCCGTGTGAACTAAGACACATTGCTTTATAAGAATGGTGCTGTTCTATAGGTCCTAGAATTGAGTGTCACTAACAAGGTGCAGGACTGTGTGACCAGCATGTTCCTTTCTGTTCATGCTTGAGTGTGAACAGAAAAAATCTATCAGGATATACTTCAAAATGTCAACAATAGTTACCTCTAAGAATAAGAttcagagggaaaaggaaagagaatctAGGTGAATTTTACTTCAGACATTTCTATAATCTTCTCTGTGGTGACATGTGAGTCACTGTAGACTGGAGAATGTGCTTACCATTCCCTGAACCTCAGTAGAGCATGGATGGTTGAGTAAAGCTTCAGCAGGAAACTGTTCCTGGAGTATCTGTGGAGCATGGAATGCCTCTATAAGACTCTCTCTGTTTCACTGTGGCTAGAGAACTTTCCATAGTACGAGGCCACAGGCAAAGGCCCAGTGGCTGGAGAGCTTGCCTAGTTTGCCTAGCATACATGAAGCCCTGGCTTCAATCCCAGGCttctgcacacctgtaatctcagcacgtgCAGGGAGGGTCAAGACTTCAGCTACATCACGAGTCTGAGGCAAGGTTGATACacaagaccctggctcaaaaaaagtataaaaaatgttagtagaaatttataaaaatcatAGAAAGGTAGCCTTTCCAGATAAACAACTCTGAACAGCCACACATGTGACTCATTATGAGCTGAGCTAACTTGTGTACAGGCAGTATGTCCAGTGCAGGCAGGTATCTGCCAGAGCCCTCAGTCTGCTCAGGACACACTTACAGGACGCCAGGGACTCTAAAGGACTCAGTCTTTGCCTTTCTAGGAAACTGGCCTCTGGGAACTGTTGTCCCTGACCACCTCGAAGTCCCTGCCAGAGGTAGGTATGATGcctacccctcccccagcaccctGTGCTAGGCAGGCTGGACCAGAAGATTCCATGGGCATGTTATATTTTTCTGCTATGGACTCCAAAAGTCACTGCGCCCCTTTACAGAGTCAGGATGTGAAGTGAGAGAATGCAGTAAGATGTTgtagaacaagaagaaaagccCAGTCCCCTGCCTCACAAGAGTCCTGTTCCCACCTTTCCAAGCTAAGGCCAAGGAAAGCCATCTTCTAAGTCTCCTTCCAGTTTCTCTGCTTTACCTCACTCAGGCTTATAATCTGACCAGAGGGAGCCTGGACCTGATCATCAGTGCCCCAGACCCCCCCACCGTCCACCTCGATGACTGCAGGACCACTGTCACCCAGCAGGGCTTACTGATGCTACATGGGACCAATGCCTCCTCTAGTGCAGTTGCCTGGGTGAGTGAAACTGCTTGGATTTAGTTCCCAGTCTGCAGCCTGAGGGCAGGAAGATGGGACAGCCATGACCAATCCCACTACCATCTTCTACCAGTGGGTATCTGTGCCCACTGCTAAGACATTAACACTAGTTTCTGTACTCCTAGTCTCCCACTGGGGCTCCCCAAAGACCTCCTAGGCCATAAAGAACTTTTGGCTCCAGAGGGTGTAGCTAGGGCTTCCAAAGTACTCCACAGTctctaaaggatttggttttTGCCTTGGGCAAAGCTTAGGCTTGGCTAAGTCATGAAGCTGAAAGAAAACTGGAGCCAAGATGCTCCTGGCAGCTCTGGCCACCGGAGAGAGTTCTGGAGCACACAGCTGCTTCCACCGCCCACTGCCAAGTTACAATGGTTTATTTCTGAATGCCCTGGCCTCCAAACTGGAAAGTCCCTGGCTGAGGGGACAGAAGAGTCATTGTGGCATAGATGCACTGGGTGGCATCCTCAGGATGAAATAGGGTCCTCAGGTCTTTGATAGCATCATTGTATGGCCAAGAATTAGCTATTCctcatggggggggggtgcaaaGCCCTGTACCTGTACACATGCTTCTCAGAGGTGTATCAACACTCACACAAAACCAAGGAGAGCCGGCTGTGATAGTCCTCTACTTGaaaagctgaggcagagggatcactTGAGTTCAAAAGTCTGAGACCAACTTGGGCAGCACAGCAAGAATccacttaaaataataataataatgagaaagaaaagaaaacaaaagaaaagaaaagaaaagaaaaaagaaaacagtccgGCTTTCTTTGTTACTGCTCAGTAGCACAGCCCTTGCCTagtgtgaggctctgggttcctCCCAACATGTGCACAGGCAATGAAGCCAGTGGCTGATTCCAGGACCAAGGCTGCCTTTCCATTGAGGCTGCCCCAGGTTCCAGCCTAGCCTCCCCTGCCCCCCAGGAGCAGCCAGCGCCTTCAGTGCCCCTCTCCCAGTGAGGCTTATATACAGTGTGGGGAAGACAGCAACATGGGTACAGGGTAAggaccatgggacagaacagaaATCTGTGCAGTTGGGACTGGGGGCCAGAGGCCCCCATGGTAGGAACAACTCCAACTCTGCTCTGCTGGCTTTCAATCCCTCACAGCAACTCTTCTGCAGAGGCGAGTTCTCCTTAAGGAATCAGAAACAACAACTCCAACTCACACCACACGGGTAATGGGTTTGAATTGGGAACATGAGACAACTCTCAGTAGAGGTGGGGAGACAAGGAGTGGTGAGGGAGGGCAGCCCCTATCTCGCCTGACAGAGGGCAGGGCTTAGACAGCCACCCAGCCCCAAATCACTCATGACCTACTCTCTTCCCTCTGGCAGTGCTGTGGTCACCTTGGGCTCCTATCCCACCATCATTGAGAAGCAGGTGAGTCCTTTCCTTCAAGACTGTGCCCTACAGGCTCCATAAATGCACATTGTAAATGGTCTCAAGTCACTGGCACAGGACTTAAAGTCAGAGGCATACTCTGTCCCTAATCCCATCTCACCTTGGAGCCCCCAACTCCCACTGGAGTAGGGTGAGGCCTCTGGGCTCTGGCTTGCCTATTTCATGAATATAACAAATACTAAGTGAGTACCCACTATGTACCTAGCCTTGCCTTAGGTACACAGATGGGTCAAGTATCAACACAAAGGTCCCCACCCTTTTGAAATTCAGGTGCTGGCAGACATACACAGgcccacataaaaccatatatttATATGGGCCTATAAACCTCAGCAAAGCAAACTATACAGCACAGAGTCCGATGATAGCACCATGAAGAGAGAAGCAAGTCAGCAAGGCATCAGCAACACTAGAAGGGAGTCTGGGgcctgggaagatgactcagcagtcagGATCTGGCTCTTCCAAAagaccaggttcagttcccaacaccacatgaaagttcacaactgtctgtaactacagctTCAGGGGATCCTACACcttcagacagacagatgcaagcaaaacaccaatacacagaaaataaatatatcattttttttaaaaaaagaatctgaggGATGCATTTAGGTAAGCATTTTTGGTGGGAGggttccagacaggatttctctgtatagccctggctgtcctggacctcaccctgtagaccaggctggccttgaactcagagatccacctgcctctctggactgagtgctaggattaaaagtgcaCGCCGCCAGTACCCAGTGGAGATGAGCTGTTAAGCAAAGACTCAAACAGAAGTGGGGAGAAGTAAACCAAAGACCTAGGACTGAGCATGCCCCAAGGGCACAGGAAGGACAGGAGTCTGGAGCAGGGAGCAAGACATCAAGAGAAGGCAGGGCAGGTCACACTGGGGCCATACTGGGATGGCCTTTCCTCAGCATGAGATGGAGGCTTTGTTGAGAATGGGAGCAGAGGAGACGCAGCACTGCGAAGGCCATGGGGCCTGCACCTGCAGCAGGGCACGGTTGGACAGGTGGATGGGGTACCCAGGCGGTGATGGTGACTGCACACACGAGTCAGGAACTGGTCTCATCAGGATGGGGCAACCTTATTAAGGGCTCGTCTTGCTCTCTGGGTGGAACGCAGAGGCGCCGAGAGCTGAGTGACATGGCTGAGCCCACTGGCCGGCCTTCCGTCCCTGAGCGCGAGCCGCTGCTGATGCCACCTGTACCTATTCCCCCAAACATTGAGCTGCTCCTGCTTGGGAAGAAGGCTGCCCACAGTAAGCCCTCTTCCCATACCCACCCATCCTCTCTGTGGGCCTGTGTGTCACAGCCTCTAATCCTAAGGGAGAAAGTCCCAGGGAGGTGGGGCTGAGTGAGGGTATGAACCAAGAAACCAGTAGGGAGAGTTCCCTGGGACTGGAACCCAGGCCTTTCATGAGACCCATTATCCAGCCCTGCCCTACACAATACTATAGTTATTAGCACATCATTTCGCTTGCATAGAATCTGGGTCAAAGACAATAAGACTCTTTCTCTCAGGTCAGGAAGCTCTTCTGTGACTTATCAGATCAGGGTG
It encodes the following:
- the LOC127684662 gene encoding uncharacterized protein LOC127684662, yielding MLLLLALLLCWGVLPQAQGTTHHPLFLRINKSQLETDISDLLEEHEVLKGVVRMTLTGSPSEGVSALDRLPFVRNELVGKKSGLDLSLVGDLLSGKTMPELKKLLKTAGLVIEDAKGPEVTLQILSDSLLQITLRCKLYLSFLEILWLEAIKNIRIGVRLEQIGNKTQVAFEECHAPPGSLNIEILKRSDTLLTNQLLKLVTNILEESLPFLLQKIVCPVATNLINFLLEEMLHIILPPVISGPNDFQYYLTTTEFAEGAILMRMELVTPCGPHQRAPRSEHMAPPPLPGLSQNSMADLAFWLEIYNDILACLYTSQEIFVKPWDSSETGLWELLSLTTSKSLPEAYNLTRGSLDLIISAPDPPTVHLDDCRTTVTQQGLLMLHGTNASSSAVAWQLFCRGEFSLRNQKQQLQLTPHGAVVTLGSYPTIIEKQEEHLKILLLTVLKRWFLPHHNQWLSEHSLPLANIKGISFSHAQIDFSEDYILLTVPE